A segment of the Nitrospina gracilis 3/211 genome:
ATATTCCGTCACGCTGGATCGACCAGGGGGCGGTGAACGGACTGGTGATCGCCCGCACCCCGGAACGGAAACTGGCGGGACAGATCGAGGTGGCGCTTGCAAAAAACATGTCGGACAAAACCAATTGGCGGCGCATGCTGAAAGGGGAGGTGGATGAGGCGGACCTGGAAATCATGCGCAGCCAGGTGTACGACTGGTTTCCAGAGGATCTTCGTTCTTTTTTCCTGGACAGCGAACCGGTGCAATCGCTCACCTATCCGGTTCTGGAGGTTCCCGCTAAAATCGTGAGCCACAATCTGGACAAGGAAAACACCCTGTCCGGGCGGTTGACCGGGATCAAGGGACAGTACCTTATTTTTGACAGCCGGGTGATCAATCTGCGCAAATATGCTGGATACCACGTGGAGTTTGAGTGGGATGAATGAACGCTGAGCTTCGGGAGGCATGCGGCCTATGGACATCGAGTGGTGGATAGACGGAGAAGTTTTATTGCGGTTGCTGCTGGCAATTGTTCTGGGTGGTGTGGTGGGCATAGAACGGGAAATCCACGGCCGTCCCGCAGGGTTCCGCACGCACATCGTGGTGTGCCTCGGCGCGGCGATGATGATCCTCGGCACCGAATATTATTCGCAAAATATGGAGTCGGGTAACATTCTGGATGTCAACCGCATGTCGGCGGGCATCATCACCGGCATCGGTTTTCTGGGAGGCGGAGCCATTTTGCGGGAATCGGACATGGTGCGCGGGCTCACCACCGCCGGGTGTGTGTGGTTCGTCGCCGGGCTCGGTATTGTGATCGGGAAGGGCATCTACCCGCTCGCGCTTTG
Coding sequences within it:
- a CDS encoding DUF2797 domain-containing protein, with translation MKVSGQLRKMRHEVGDPIQYFLDLDESPVAINSALDRQLTLRFSGRLTCVECGRVIKKTYDEGYCFPCARDLPENAMCSVRPERCEHEKGNERDREFYQTHCKVDHFVYLSLTSSVKVGVTRHWNIPSRWIDQGAVNGLVIARTPERKLAGQIEVALAKNMSDKTNWRRMLKGEVDEADLEIMRSQVYDWFPEDLRSFFLDSEPVQSLTYPVLEVPAKIVSHNLDKENTLSGRLTGIKGQYLIFDSRVINLRKYAGYHVEFEWDE
- a CDS encoding MgtC/SapB family protein; the protein is MDIEWWIDGEVLLRLLLAIVLGGVVGIEREIHGRPAGFRTHIVVCLGAAMMILGTEYYSQNMESGNILDVNRMSAGIITGIGFLGGGAILRESDMVRGLTTAGCVWFVAGLGIVIGKGIYPLALWGTLFVFIMLFFFRFVGDWMPVDQYKAMVVQTSLTQYENVRQKCTEVFRRHGFSVEDIHFKLDNEQNEAEIDYRLSFRKGADREAAVVGVSRIEGVREVRG